A stretch of the Thermovirga sp. genome encodes the following:
- the rbsK gene encoding ribokinase yields the protein MARAVVVGSVNMDLVVEAGRLPRPGETLLGGRFSMAGGGKGANQAVGAARLGASVALVGAVGGDRFGEMMRSALEEEGIECGSVASRQGEATGVALITVLPGGENSIIVAPGANATVGSDDIRESLPLFEVADVLLVQLELPVETAVEALRLGKASGALTVFDPAPYRALPEETWGFVDIAVPNRLELAEFAGTEDLEEGARRLLQKGAGGVVATLGSEGALICRGEAMGRVEAFSVKAVDTTGAGDAFSAALAVSLAEGKPLCEAARFASAAGALACTVVGAQPSLPLRRQVEELLGEVSGAGPKS from the coding sequence TTGGCCAGGGCGGTGGTCGTCGGGTCGGTGAACATGGATCTGGTCGTCGAGGCCGGAAGGCTGCCCCGCCCGGGGGAAACGCTTCTGGGCGGGCGTTTCAGCATGGCCGGCGGCGGAAAAGGAGCCAACCAGGCCGTAGGGGCCGCGCGCCTTGGAGCATCGGTCGCCTTGGTGGGGGCCGTGGGGGGCGACAGGTTCGGGGAGATGATGCGATCGGCCCTGGAGGAGGAGGGTATCGAATGCGGCAGTGTAGCCTCGAGGCAGGGCGAAGCCACCGGCGTAGCGCTCATCACCGTCCTACCCGGGGGAGAGAACTCCATCATCGTCGCCCCGGGAGCGAATGCCACCGTCGGCAGCGATGATATCCGCGAGTCTTTGCCGCTGTTCGAGGTGGCCGATGTACTCCTGGTCCAACTGGAACTTCCCGTGGAGACTGCCGTCGAAGCATTGAGGCTGGGTAAGGCCTCGGGCGCGTTGACGGTTTTCGACCCTGCCCCGTACAGGGCATTGCCCGAAGAAACTTGGGGATTCGTGGATATAGCGGTGCCGAACAGGTTGGAACTGGCCGAATTTGCCGGCACGGAGGATCTGGAGGAGGGCGCCAGGAGGCTGCTTCAAAAAGGAGCGGGAGGCGTGGTGGCGACCCTTGGCTCCGAGGGGGCGCTGATCTGCCGCGGGGAGGCAATGGGACGAGTGGAGGCTTTCAGCGTAAAAGCCGTGGACACCACCGGCGCGGGCGACGCCTTCTCGGCCGCTTTGGCCGTTTCTCTCGCCGAGGGGAAGCCTCTTTGCGAGGCGGCCCGATTTGCCTCGGCGGCAGGGGCGCTGGCCTGCACCGTCGTTGGTGCCCAGCCCAGCCTGCCCTTGAGGCGGCAGGTGGAGGAACTCCTGGGGGAGGTCTCCGGAGCCGGCCCGAAATCCTAG